In Alkalihalobacillus sp. FSL W8-0930, a single window of DNA contains:
- the ispF gene encoding 2-C-methyl-D-erythritol 2,4-cyclodiphosphate synthase, whose amino-acid sequence MIRIGQGFDVHQLTEGRPLIIGGITIPYEKGLLGHSDADVLLHTIADAALGAIGEGDIGKHFPDTSEEFKDADSKVLLQDVWSMVKERGFKLGNVDCTIMAQMPKMAPHIEAMRNQIAELLEADPAQVNVKATTTEKLGFTGRGEGIASQAVILIEQA is encoded by the coding sequence ATGATTCGAATCGGACAGGGGTTTGATGTCCATCAATTAACAGAAGGACGTCCATTAATTATAGGCGGTATTACGATTCCATATGAAAAAGGGTTACTTGGGCACTCTGATGCAGATGTGTTATTACACACGATTGCGGATGCTGCACTTGGGGCTATTGGCGAAGGGGATATCGGAAAGCATTTCCCTGATACAAGCGAAGAGTTTAAGGATGCTGATTCTAAGGTATTACTACAGGATGTATGGTCCATGGTCAAAGAGCGCGGATTCAAGCTCGGTAATGTAGACTGTACAATTATGGCACAGATGCCAAAGATGGCTCCACACATTGAAGCGATGAGAAACCAAATTGCTGAGTTGCTTGAAGCAGATCCAGCTCAGGTGAACGTAAAAGCAACAACAACAGAGAAGCTAGGGTTTACTGGTCGTGGCGAAGGGATCGCTTCACAGGCTGTTATCTTAATTGAACAAGCATAG
- a CDS encoding CtsR family transcriptional regulator has product MRNISDFIEEYLKSTLLNSGKELVEIKRSELAKRFECVPSQINYVISTRFTLEKGYIVESKRGGGGYIRIIKVETHEKSDLYDQLLHLIGPVIDQQTAENIVLRLYEEKAIAKREANLMMSVLDRSVLKVELPYRDQLRSNILKAMINTLKYK; this is encoded by the coding sequence GTGCGGAACATTTCTGATTTCATTGAGGAATACCTTAAGAGTACGCTACTAAATAGTGGGAAAGAATTAGTAGAGATTAAAAGAAGTGAACTCGCTAAACGATTTGAATGTGTCCCTTCTCAAATTAATTATGTCATTAGTACTCGTTTTACGTTAGAAAAAGGGTATATTGTTGAAAGTAAGAGAGGCGGAGGCGGATATATTCGGATTATAAAAGTCGAGACACATGAAAAGTCTGATTTATATGATCAGCTGCTGCACTTAATTGGACCAGTCATAGACCAGCAAACGGCAGAGAATATCGTTTTAAGACTTTATGAAGAAAAAGCCATTGCTAAACGCGAAGCTAATCTTATGATGAGTGTGCTGGATCGTTCGGTTTTAAAGGTTGAATTACCCTATCGAGATCAGTTACGCTCAAATATTTTAAAAGCAATGATTAATACTTTAAAATATAAATAA
- the disA gene encoding DNA integrity scanning diadenylate cyclase DisA, which produces MDEQNKNEFIQNLLKLVAPGTPLRAGIDNVLRANTGGLIVLGHTDEMKQIVDGGFHINCPFSPAYLYELAKMDGAIILSDDGKKILYANTQLVPNNGITSNETGIRHRTAERVAKQTNQLTISISQRRNVITLYQGEFRYSLKDIGVILTKANQAIQTLEKYKSVLEQSITNLGALEFEELVTLSEITQVIHRVQMVLRIKREILNYINELGDEGRLITMQLKELVSDTEKEAMFLLKDYVKDSKQDVSKTLKELTDLQTEDLLDEPAIIKALGYPKNVNLGEFVVSPRGYRMLHRIPRLPSQIIENLINEYESLSNIVSADTNKLDEVDGIGEARARMIKNGLNRIQEQLFIDRHI; this is translated from the coding sequence ATGGATGAACAAAACAAAAATGAATTTATTCAAAACCTTTTAAAGTTAGTCGCACCAGGTACGCCTCTTCGCGCTGGAATTGATAATGTTCTGCGTGCGAATACGGGTGGACTAATCGTGCTCGGTCACACGGACGAGATGAAACAAATAGTTGATGGAGGCTTTCATATCAATTGCCCATTCTCGCCTGCTTATCTATATGAATTGGCGAAAATGGATGGGGCCATTATTTTAAGTGATGATGGAAAAAAGATTTTATATGCCAATACGCAGCTTGTTCCGAACAATGGCATTACCTCAAATGAAACAGGAATCCGTCACCGGACAGCTGAGCGTGTAGCGAAGCAAACAAACCAGCTAACAATCTCTATTTCGCAACGTCGGAATGTCATCACGCTGTATCAAGGGGAGTTTCGCTATTCCTTAAAAGATATTGGCGTAATCTTAACCAAAGCGAATCAAGCCATTCAGACGCTTGAAAAGTATAAGTCCGTGCTGGAGCAATCCATTACAAACCTTGGAGCGCTTGAATTTGAAGAGCTAGTCACGTTGTCCGAGATTACACAAGTGATCCACCGCGTACAAATGGTTCTTAGAATTAAGAGAGAAATCCTAAACTACATCAACGAGCTTGGAGATGAAGGTCGCTTAATTACGATGCAGTTAAAAGAGCTTGTCTCTGATACGGAAAAAGAAGCGATGTTTCTGTTAAAGGATTACGTAAAAGACAGCAAGCAGGATGTGTCTAAAACACTTAAAGAGCTGACGGATCTTCAAACAGAGGATCTACTGGACGAACCGGCCATTATCAAAGCGTTAGGCTACCCTAAAAACGTCAACCTGGGTGAATTTGTTGTCTCACCAAGAGGGTATCGTATGCTACATCGAATTCCGAGACTTCCTTCACAAATCATTGAAAATCTTATTAATGAATATGAGAGCCTTTCAAACATTGTTTCTGCTGATACAAATAAGCTTGATGAAGTGGATGGTATTGGTGAAGCAAGAGCGCGAATGATTAAGAATGGATTAAATCGAATACAAGAGCAGTTGTTTATCGACCGTCACATTTAG
- a CDS encoding UvrB/UvrC motif-containing protein, with the protein MKCQECQERQATLHFTKIINGEKMEIHLCETCAKEKGEHVPGTNTFSIHQLLSGLLHFEHPSIQENEQKSSPKELTCENCHMTYSQFVEIGRFGCANCYKTFDEKLDPVLRRVHSGNVRHHGKIPKRIGGGIKRQKEINALKLKIKEYIESEEFEKAAEVRDHIRLLEQKNRESEEG; encoded by the coding sequence ATGAAATGCCAAGAGTGTCAGGAAAGACAGGCAACTCTCCATTTTACTAAAATCATCAACGGAGAAAAAATGGAAATTCATCTTTGTGAAACGTGCGCAAAAGAGAAGGGTGAACATGTACCCGGCACAAATACGTTCTCCATTCATCAGTTGTTATCGGGTTTATTGCACTTTGAGCATCCTTCAATACAGGAAAATGAGCAAAAGTCTTCACCTAAAGAATTGACGTGTGAAAATTGCCACATGACTTATAGTCAATTTGTTGAAATAGGAAGGTTTGGATGTGCAAACTGCTATAAAACATTTGATGAAAAGCTTGATCCTGTCCTACGTCGAGTTCATAGCGGAAACGTAAGGCATCATGGTAAAATTCCTAAACGAATTGGTGGAGGAATTAAACGTCAAAAAGAAATCAATGCTCTTAAGCTCAAAATAAAAGAGTACATCGAAAGCGAAGAATTTGAAAAAGCGGCTGAAGTCAGAGATCATATCCGTTTATTAGAACAAAAAAATAGAGAGTCTGAGGAGGGATAA
- a CDS encoding PIN/TRAM domain-containing protein, which translates to MMTWIVKIFLMVAGGALGFIYIPELIQLFSNNNLPAWVENAFTGMIFGIVVMYIVSMWLARYIVNVMKVLEERILKASLTDIMSGTLGLILGLVIGYLISSQIAQLQFLGVQNILPIFVTIILGYFGFQIGFKKRDELVQLFLMNRGGGKEKRADENPSAKRLKILDTSVIIDGRIADICKTGFLEGTLVIPEFVLAELQHIADSSDALKRNRGRRGLDILNKIQKELPIKVEIYDGDFEDIQEVDSKLVKLAKISDGVVVTNDFNLNKVCELQGVAVLNINDLANAVKPVVLPGEKMNVQVIKDGKEHHQGVAYLDDGTMIVVEGGREYIGKQIDVVVTSVLQTSAGRMIFAKPKVYEKAL; encoded by the coding sequence ATGATGACTTGGATTGTAAAGATTTTTCTAATGGTAGCAGGCGGGGCTTTAGGCTTTATCTATATTCCTGAACTTATCCAACTTTTTTCTAATAATAATTTACCCGCCTGGGTAGAAAATGCATTCACGGGTATGATTTTTGGAATTGTTGTTATGTATATTGTTTCGATGTGGTTGGCTCGTTATATTGTGAATGTGATGAAAGTACTTGAAGAGCGGATCTTAAAAGCATCATTAACTGATATTATGTCTGGTACGCTTGGGTTGATTTTGGGTCTTGTGATTGGATACTTGATTAGTAGTCAAATTGCGCAGCTCCAATTTCTAGGGGTGCAAAACATTCTCCCAATCTTCGTGACAATTATCTTAGGTTACTTTGGCTTTCAAATTGGCTTTAAGAAGCGTGATGAACTCGTTCAGCTTTTCCTTATGAATCGTGGTGGCGGGAAAGAAAAACGTGCTGACGAGAATCCTAGTGCGAAACGGTTAAAAATTTTAGATACGAGTGTCATTATTGATGGCCGTATCGCAGATATCTGTAAAACTGGTTTTCTTGAAGGAACACTGGTCATTCCTGAATTTGTGTTAGCTGAATTACAGCATATTGCAGACTCGTCGGATGCACTGAAACGAAACCGTGGAAGACGCGGGCTGGATATTTTGAATAAAATTCAGAAAGAACTTCCGATTAAGGTAGAGATCTATGATGGTGATTTTGAAGACATTCAGGAGGTTGATAGTAAGCTGGTGAAGCTTGCCAAGATCTCTGATGGTGTGGTTGTCACAAATGACTTTAATTTAAATAAAGTATGTGAGCTACAAGGTGTAGCGGTTTTAAATATAAATGACTTAGCAAACGCAGTAAAACCGGTGGTCCTACCGGGTGAGAAGATGAATGTTCAAGTGATTAAAGACGGGAAGGAACATCATCAGGGGGTTGCGTATTTAGACGACGGAACGATGATTGTTGTAGAAGGTGGACGTGAATACATCGGGAAACAAATTGATGTTGTTGTAACAAGTGTTCTGCAGACAAGTGCCGGTCGTATGATTTTTGCGAAACCAAAGGTCTATGAAAAAGCCCTTTAA
- the ispD gene encoding 2-C-methyl-D-erythritol 4-phosphate cytidylyltransferase encodes MMYSIVIPAAGQGKRMKAGKNKQFIEVNQTPLIAYTLQVFEEDEQCKQIILVANEYEIEAMQDIVRAYNIQKVTRIAVGGMERQQSVYEGLKQLSGPDEIVMVHDGARPFIRESIIHELVKATSKDGGAVVGVRMKDTVKRVSQNAIVETIDRSELWAVQTPQAFWRDSLLDGHKRAEEEGFVATDDASIMEWVGSKIVMVEGDYSNLKITTPEDLLMAEAILRKRRMEHDSNRTGV; translated from the coding sequence ATGATGTATAGTATTGTGATCCCGGCTGCAGGTCAGGGCAAACGTATGAAAGCTGGTAAGAACAAGCAATTCATCGAAGTAAATCAAACACCACTCATCGCGTACACACTGCAAGTATTTGAAGAGGATGAGCAATGCAAGCAAATCATACTTGTTGCAAATGAATATGAAATAGAGGCTATGCAGGACATTGTACGAGCCTACAACATTCAAAAGGTTACACGCATTGCTGTTGGAGGAATGGAGCGCCAGCAAAGCGTTTATGAAGGATTAAAGCAACTTAGTGGACCCGATGAAATTGTCATGGTTCATGACGGAGCTAGACCGTTTATTAGAGAATCGATCATCCATGAACTAGTTAAGGCAACAAGCAAAGACGGGGGAGCGGTTGTTGGCGTTCGGATGAAGGATACCGTGAAGCGGGTCAGTCAAAACGCGATCGTTGAGACAATCGATAGGAGTGAGCTTTGGGCAGTCCAGACTCCTCAGGCTTTTTGGCGCGATTCCTTACTTGATGGCCATAAACGTGCGGAAGAAGAAGGATTTGTGGCAACTGATGACGCGAGTATTATGGAATGGGTTGGTTCAAAGATCGTGATGGTTGAAGGGGATTACAGTAACTTAAAGATCACGACACCTGAGGATTTACTAATGGCAGAAGCGATCTTACGAAAAAGGAGAATGGAACATGATTCGAATCGGACAGGGGTTTGA
- the radA gene encoding DNA repair protein RadA: MAKKKTKFVCQDCGYESAKWMGKCPGCQEWNTMVEEMEAVTKQSSRSYVTSSTTTTKPQPLSQVVGDREPRIDTTIQELNRVLGGGIVPGSLVLVGGDPGIGKSTLLLQLSAKLAEKKEKVLYISGEESVKQTKLRADRLGMIAPELFVLAETDLQFIQHAIEEVEPSLVIIDSIQTVYQDDITSAPGSVAQVRECTAAFMKIAKTKGIAIFIVGHVTKQGSIAGPKLLEHMVDSVLYFEGERHHTYRILRAVKNRFGSTNEMGIFEMKEAGLEEVLNPSEIFLEERSQGAAGSVVVASMEGTRPVLVELQALISPAGYGNPRRMATGIDHNRVSLLMAVLEKRVGLLLQTQDAYLKVAGGVKLDEPAIDLAIALSIASSFKDQPTQSMDAAIGEVGLTGEIRRVSRIDQRVNEAAKLGFKRVIIPEKNLGGWTVPPGIEVVGVPTLERAIEVVLGR; this comes from the coding sequence ATGGCCAAGAAGAAAACAAAGTTTGTCTGTCAGGATTGCGGGTACGAGTCGGCAAAGTGGATGGGGAAATGTCCAGGCTGTCAGGAATGGAACACGATGGTGGAGGAAATGGAAGCTGTGACAAAGCAATCGAGTCGAAGCTATGTGACCTCATCAACTACTACAACTAAACCACAGCCACTTTCTCAGGTTGTTGGAGATCGTGAACCGCGGATTGATACAACCATTCAAGAACTCAATCGTGTACTCGGTGGAGGTATTGTTCCAGGATCACTGGTTTTAGTTGGCGGAGATCCGGGGATAGGGAAGTCAACACTACTTCTTCAGTTATCGGCAAAGCTAGCCGAAAAAAAAGAGAAGGTGTTATACATTTCTGGTGAAGAATCAGTTAAACAAACTAAGCTACGTGCGGACCGTCTAGGGATGATTGCACCTGAGTTATTTGTTTTAGCTGAAACAGATCTTCAATTCATACAGCATGCGATTGAAGAGGTTGAACCATCTCTCGTTATCATTGACTCCATTCAAACGGTGTATCAGGATGATATTACGTCAGCACCCGGAAGCGTGGCTCAAGTTCGTGAGTGTACAGCAGCCTTTATGAAAATAGCTAAAACAAAAGGAATAGCCATCTTTATCGTAGGTCATGTTACGAAGCAAGGGTCGATTGCCGGTCCAAAGCTACTTGAACATATGGTTGATTCGGTTCTCTACTTTGAAGGAGAGCGACATCATACGTATCGAATTCTCCGGGCAGTTAAAAACCGTTTTGGCTCAACCAATGAGATGGGTATTTTTGAAATGAAAGAAGCCGGCCTAGAGGAAGTGTTAAATCCTTCAGAGATCTTTTTGGAAGAGCGATCACAGGGTGCTGCGGGATCGGTTGTTGTTGCCTCGATGGAAGGAACGAGACCGGTACTTGTAGAATTACAGGCTCTCATTTCACCAGCAGGTTACGGGAACCCTAGACGCATGGCAACAGGGATTGACCACAACCGAGTGTCACTTTTAATGGCGGTACTTGAGAAGCGTGTAGGGCTCCTATTGCAAACGCAGGATGCGTATCTAAAAGTAGCGGGTGGTGTGAAACTTGATGAGCCAGCTATTGATTTGGCCATTGCTTTAAGTATAGCATCAAGCTTTAAGGACCAGCCAACTCAATCAATGGATGCGGCTATTGGAGAGGTAGGACTGACAGGAGAGATTAGGCGCGTCTCAAGGATCGACCAACGTGTAAACGAAGCCGCTAAGCTTGGGTTTAAACGAGTGATTATACCAGAGAAAAACCTTGGTGGATGGACAGTTCCACCAGGCATTGAAGTAGTTGGCGTCCCTACATTGGAGCGAGCCATTGAAGTTGTTCTTGGGAGGTAG
- the clpC gene encoding ATP-dependent protease ATP-binding subunit ClpC — MMFGRFTERAQKVLALAQEEAIRLGHNNIGTEHILLGLIREGEGIAAKALQALGLGPEKLQKEVETLIGKGQEGSKTKHYTPRAKKVIELSMDEARKLGHSYVGTEHILLGLIREGEGVAARVLNNLGVSLNKARQQVLQLLGSNEGGSSQQQGGAVSNANTPTLDSLARDLTAIAREESLDPVIGRSKEIERVIQVLSRRTKNNPVLIGEPGVGKTAIAEGLAQAIIANEVPETLRNKRVMTLDMGTVVAGTKYRGEFEDRLKKVMDEIRQAGNVILFIDELHTLIGAGGAEGAIDASNILKPSLARGELQCIGATTIDEYRKYIEKDAALERRFQPIQVNEPTLDESIQILKGLRDRYEAHHRVTITDTAIEEAVKLSDRYIPDRFLPDKAIDLIDEAASKVRLRSYTAPPDLKELEQKLEETRKEKDASVQSQEFEKAASLRDTEQRLREQLDEMKNNWKKKQGQENTEVAVEDIAQVVASWTGIPVAKLAEEETERLLKMEEILHQRVVGQEEAVLSISKAVRRARAGLKDPKRPIGSFIFLGPTGVGKTELARAVAETLFGDEDSVIRIDMSEYMEKHSTSRLVGSPPGYVGHEEGGQLTEKIRRKPYSVILLDEIEKAHPDVFNILLQVLEDGRLTDSKGRTVDFRNTAVIMTSNVGASALKGNKYLGFTTETEGREYKDMKDRVMGELKKSFRPEFINRIDEIIVFHALEKKHIREIITLMADQLKTRLKEQGIDFELTEEAKDKITDLGYDPEYGARPLRRALQKQVEDRLSEELLKGTIAKGQKAVIGVKDNELFVETVETKEETSNV; from the coding sequence ATGATGTTTGGTCGATTTACAGAGAGAGCTCAAAAGGTATTGGCACTAGCACAAGAGGAAGCGATCCGTTTAGGCCACAATAATATAGGAACGGAACATATCCTTCTTGGTTTGATTCGTGAAGGAGAAGGAATTGCTGCAAAAGCTCTTCAGGCATTAGGACTTGGACCAGAGAAGCTGCAAAAAGAAGTGGAAACACTTATTGGTAAAGGACAGGAAGGCTCTAAAACGAAGCACTACACACCAAGAGCAAAGAAAGTAATAGAGCTTTCAATGGATGAAGCTCGTAAGCTGGGTCATTCATACGTTGGGACGGAGCACATTCTACTTGGTTTAATTCGCGAAGGCGAAGGAGTTGCAGCTCGTGTCCTTAATAACCTAGGTGTGAGCTTAAATAAAGCTCGTCAGCAAGTACTTCAATTGCTTGGTAGTAATGAGGGTGGTAGCTCACAGCAACAGGGTGGAGCTGTATCCAATGCAAATACACCAACACTCGATAGTTTAGCGCGTGATTTAACAGCCATCGCACGTGAAGAGTCACTTGATCCGGTTATTGGCCGAAGCAAAGAAATTGAGCGCGTAATCCAGGTCTTAAGCAGAAGAACGAAGAACAATCCTGTCTTAATCGGGGAGCCTGGTGTTGGTAAAACGGCAATCGCTGAAGGGTTAGCTCAAGCCATTATCGCAAATGAAGTGCCTGAGACGCTACGTAATAAACGCGTCATGACACTTGATATGGGAACGGTGGTTGCAGGAACTAAATACCGTGGTGAGTTTGAAGATCGCCTGAAGAAAGTGATGGACGAAATTCGCCAGGCAGGAAACGTCATTCTGTTTATTGATGAGCTTCATACCTTAATTGGTGCTGGTGGAGCAGAAGGTGCCATAGATGCTTCAAACATCCTTAAACCATCTCTTGCTCGTGGAGAGCTTCAGTGCATTGGGGCTACAACCATTGACGAGTATCGTAAGTACATTGAAAAGGATGCAGCGCTTGAGCGTCGTTTCCAGCCAATCCAAGTCAATGAGCCTACACTAGATGAATCCATTCAAATCTTAAAAGGTTTACGTGATCGCTATGAGGCGCATCACCGTGTGACGATTACGGATACGGCAATTGAAGAAGCGGTGAAGCTATCAGATCGCTATATTCCAGATCGTTTCTTACCAGATAAAGCGATTGACTTAATTGATGAGGCAGCTTCTAAAGTACGCCTACGTTCTTACACGGCACCACCAGATTTAAAAGAGCTTGAGCAGAAGTTAGAAGAAACGCGCAAAGAAAAGGACGCATCTGTTCAAAGTCAAGAATTTGAAAAAGCTGCTTCCCTGCGTGATACTGAGCAACGTCTGCGTGAACAGCTTGATGAAATGAAAAACAACTGGAAGAAGAAGCAAGGCCAAGAAAACACCGAAGTCGCTGTTGAGGATATTGCTCAGGTTGTAGCAAGCTGGACTGGAATCCCAGTTGCCAAACTTGCAGAGGAAGAGACAGAACGTCTATTAAAAATGGAGGAAATTCTACACCAGCGTGTAGTTGGTCAGGAAGAAGCCGTCCTATCAATCTCTAAAGCTGTTCGTCGTGCAAGAGCCGGACTTAAGGATCCAAAGCGTCCAATTGGTTCATTTATTTTCCTTGGACCTACTGGTGTAGGTAAAACCGAGCTTGCTCGTGCTGTAGCTGAAACGCTATTCGGAGATGAGGATTCTGTCATCCGCATCGATATGTCTGAGTACATGGAGAAACATTCAACAAGTCGTCTAGTTGGTTCTCCTCCTGGTTATGTTGGACATGAAGAAGGCGGCCAATTAACGGAGAAGATCCGTCGCAAGCCTTATTCTGTTATTCTTCTAGATGAGATTGAGAAGGCTCATCCAGATGTATTTAATATCTTGTTACAAGTACTTGAAGATGGTCGTTTAACAGATTCAAAAGGTCGTACGGTAGACTTCCGTAATACGGCCGTGATCATGACTTCAAACGTTGGAGCAAGTGCATTAAAAGGAAACAAATATCTTGGCTTCACGACAGAAACAGAAGGTCGCGAATACAAAGATATGAAAGACCGTGTGATGGGCGAGCTTAAGAAAAGCTTTAGGCCTGAATTCATTAACCGAATTGATGAAATCATTGTCTTCCATGCACTTGAGAAGAAGCATATTCGTGAAATTATCACGTTAATGGCTGATCAGCTTAAGACACGTCTAAAAGAGCAAGGAATTGACTTTGAATTAACAGAGGAAGCCAAAGATAAGATCACTGATCTTGGGTATGATCCTGAATACGGTGCAAGACCATTACGTCGCGCTCTGCAAAAGCAAGTAGAGGATCGTTTGTCTGAGGAATTACTAAAAGGCACGATTGCTAAAGGGCAAAAAGCAGTCATTGGCGTAAAAGATAACGAGCTCTTTGTTGAAACGGTTGAAACAAAAGAAGAAACGAGCAACGTGTAA
- a CDS encoding protein arginine kinase, with product MSLERFIKDAISPWMKETGTDVDIVLSSRIRLARNLKEYPFPIISSLDQSKEVADFTVEALTSAPTEQTGELDTLYMEEMKSNEKRVLVEKHLISPHLAEQSKHGAVLLNKDESLSIMINEEDHLRIQCLFSGSQLEKGLEIAQSVDDWVEGHLTYAYDEKRGYLTSCPTNVGTGMRASVMMHLPALAMTQQINRILPAINQLGLVVRGIYGEGSEALGNLFQISNQITLGKSEQDIVDDLHGVVTQLIQRERNARQMLMQNSRLKLEDRVYRSYGILSQSRIIESKEATRRLSDVRLGIDLGLIEGLSGNILNELMILTQVGFLQQFAGDILTADQRDERRAALIRERLQLKEQEQ from the coding sequence ATGTCGCTTGAGCGTTTTATAAAAGATGCGATTAGTCCTTGGATGAAAGAGACAGGAACGGATGTAGATATCGTGCTAAGCAGTAGAATACGTCTAGCGCGAAATCTTAAAGAGTATCCATTTCCTATTATCTCCTCACTTGATCAATCAAAAGAAGTAGCTGATTTCACAGTTGAAGCACTAACGTCAGCTCCAACTGAACAAACTGGGGAATTAGATACTTTATACATGGAAGAAATGAAGTCAAATGAAAAACGTGTACTGGTAGAAAAGCATCTTATCAGCCCACACTTAGCGGAACAGTCAAAGCACGGGGCGGTTCTACTAAATAAAGATGAGTCCTTAAGTATTATGATTAATGAAGAGGATCACCTACGGATACAATGCTTGTTCTCTGGCTCTCAACTTGAAAAAGGGTTAGAGATTGCGCAGTCTGTGGATGATTGGGTTGAGGGACATCTAACCTATGCATATGATGAAAAGCGTGGGTATTTAACAAGTTGTCCAACAAATGTAGGTACCGGGATGCGGGCATCTGTCATGATGCACTTACCGGCTCTAGCAATGACACAGCAAATTAACCGAATTTTACCCGCAATTAATCAATTGGGATTAGTTGTTAGAGGAATTTACGGTGAGGGTAGCGAAGCATTAGGTAACCTCTTTCAAATCTCCAACCAAATAACACTTGGTAAGTCGGAGCAGGATATTGTAGATGATCTACACGGGGTTGTTACACAATTGATTCAAAGAGAGCGGAATGCACGGCAGATGCTCATGCAGAACTCACGATTAAAACTCGAGGATCGAGTCTATCGCTCCTATGGCATTCTATCTCAAAGTCGAATCATTGAATCAAAAGAAGCTACACGCAGATTATCGGATGTTAGGCTCGGCATTGATTTAGGATTGATTGAGGGATTATCAGGGAACATACTTAATGAGCTAATGATTTTAACTCAGGTTGGGTTTCTGCAACAATTTGCAGGGGACATCTTAACGGCCGATCAGCGAGATGAACGACGAGCCGCTTTGATACGAGAGAGACTTCAATTAAAGGAACAAGAACAGTGA